From the genome of Terriglobales bacterium, one region includes:
- a CDS encoding ABC transporter permease, with product MNSMQLLFDIFSQTLQTLWAHKLRSFLTMFGIAWGVGSLLLLVGLGEGFRSGQRRQMATMGQDIIMLWSGRVPAQEGSGTGQRQYYLTYRDYQDIIREAKHVRNAAPMINRGDIRAVSDITNANGQVNGTTPSLGTIRYIPIGEGRWLNDGDMAEKRNVAVIGDEMSRNLYPGTNALGASLLLNGVRFQIVGIVSSIGVNENNSTNNRVYIPFSTMHQYFPLTNVGDTPDALSNINYQPDTPDNHDLAKAEVHKIIGRNHQFDPNNPEAIEEWDTIQSSRMVGKIFDAMNAFLGSVGLITLALGAIGIINIMLVSVTERTREIGLRKALGATNRSILTQFFLEGILLTVLSGGIGMAGAAGLMAMLGLLPSPPGFDTPKLVPSSAALAIGSLALAGLVAGLYPARKAAMLQPVEALRKE from the coding sequence TTTGGTATTGCGTGGGGAGTTGGATCTCTGCTACTGCTGGTCGGACTCGGGGAAGGGTTCCGAAGTGGTCAGCGCAGGCAGATGGCGACCATGGGGCAGGACATCATCATGTTGTGGTCCGGCCGCGTTCCTGCTCAGGAGGGTAGCGGCACAGGACAGCGCCAGTATTACCTCACCTATCGCGACTACCAGGACATCATTCGCGAAGCCAAGCACGTGCGCAATGCGGCTCCGATGATCAATCGCGGCGACATTCGTGCGGTGAGTGACATCACGAATGCCAATGGACAGGTCAATGGCACGACTCCAAGTCTCGGCACGATTCGCTACATTCCCATCGGCGAGGGACGCTGGCTCAATGACGGAGACATGGCCGAGAAACGCAATGTCGCCGTGATCGGCGACGAGATGTCGCGCAATCTCTACCCGGGAACGAATGCGCTGGGAGCGAGCCTGCTGCTGAACGGAGTGCGCTTTCAGATTGTCGGTATTGTCAGTTCCATCGGAGTAAATGAGAACAACAGCACTAACAATCGCGTGTACATTCCGTTCTCCACCATGCATCAGTACTTTCCGCTTACAAATGTGGGCGACACGCCAGACGCGCTTTCGAACATCAACTACCAGCCCGACACCCCCGACAATCACGATCTGGCCAAGGCAGAGGTGCACAAGATCATCGGCCGTAATCACCAGTTCGATCCCAACAATCCCGAGGCGATCGAGGAGTGGGATACGATCCAGAGTTCGCGCATGGTAGGCAAAATCTTCGACGCGATGAATGCATTTCTGGGCAGCGTCGGCCTCATTACCCTGGCACTGGGTGCTATCGGGATCATCAACATCATGCTGGTCTCAGTCACCGAGCGCACGCGTGAGATCGGCCTGCGCAAGGCTCTCGGCGCGACCAATCGCAGCATACTCACACAATTCTTTCTCGAGGGCATTCTACTGACTGTACTTAGTGGAGGGATTGGTATGGCCGGAGCTGCAGGCCTGATGGCGATGCTGGGCCTGTTGCCTTCGCCTCCAGGATTCGATACTCCGAAACTCGTGCCCTCATCTGCCGCGCTGGCCATCGGCTCGCTAGCTCTGGCGGGACTTGTGGCAGGACTGTATCCAGCCCGCAAAGCAGCGATGCTGCAACCAGTCGAAGCACTGCGGAAGGAATAG